A genomic window from Ananas comosus cultivar F153 linkage group 22, ASM154086v1, whole genome shotgun sequence includes:
- the LOC109727429 gene encoding coiled-coil domain-containing protein 12, protein MVAEEDAIDQASSARRERLRALRAAKEYSSTPDEGSAENEGNSKVSGDDREERTVNSAEDDSIEQAAAARHERLKALRTAKELLETPDDGLKARAAEDSEETEDNTMPNMKFRNYLPHDKQLQVGKLAPVVLSKFEDPIATAPIVPEKTEDPFMNIAPKKPNWDLRRDVQKKLDKLERRTQKALYQLMLQEKEKEASEAVDDAMGD, encoded by the exons atggtggcggaggaggacgcgATTGATCAGGCGAGCAGCGCCCGTCGCGAGAGATTGAGGGCTCTCAGGGCGGCGAAAGAGTACTCGAGCACACCCGACGAAGGTTCCGCCGAGAATGAGGGCAATTCGAAAGTTTCTGGTGACGATCGCGAAGAGAG GACCGTCAACTCTGCTGAAGATGATTCAATAGAACAAGCTGCTGCTGCACGTCATGAGAGGCTAAAAGCTCTTAGAACAGCAAAGGAGCTTTTGGAAACACCTGATGATGGCTTAAAGGCTCGTGCTGCAGAAGATTCTGAAGAAACAGAGGACAACAC GATGCCGAATATGAAGTTCAGAAACTACCTTCCTCATGATAAGCAACTTCAAGTAGGCAAGCTGGCTCCAGTTGTTCTCTCGAAGTTTGAAGACCCAATTGCTACTGCTCCTATAGTTCCTGAGAAAACTGAG GATCCTTTTATGAATATAGCTCCAAAGAAGCCGAATTGGGATCTTCGGCGAGATGTGCAGAAAAAGCTCGACAAACTTGAAAGGCGCACACAGAAAGCACTATATCAACTCATGT tgcaagaaaaggaaaaagaagctTCTGAGGCAGTAGATGATGCTATGGGAGATTGA
- the LOC109727425 gene encoding pentatricopeptide repeat-containing protein At5g38730 isoform X2 produces MVHLLAKNRQFKAACQLLEKFAVKDLVSSPSVLGALLASYIDRDSNSQILSWLVIICARSKMIHDALEVFRQMKDSGLRPDQHACNALLSLLAKSRLTATAWKVFDEMLQIGVAPNTHVFNAMLHVCFKSGDVDKADKLVSRMDSKGVPLDLFSYNTLISLFCKKGMHYEALATQERMEREGIHPDVVTYNSLINGFCKEGRMRDAFRLFKEIKGVEPNHVTYTTLIDGYCRVNGLDEALRLREEMEAKGLYPGVATYNSIIRKLCEEGKMKAVNGLLNEMDERKVQPDNITCNTLINAYCKRGNMGFAWKLRNKMLESGLPLDQFTYKALIHGFCKAQELDEAKEVLFNMLDAGFSPNYSTYSWIVDGYCNQNKADAVLSLPEELIRRGLLVDKSVYRALIRRLCKRGLVDYAQKILIQMHGKGLLGDSLVYATLAFAYLSAGKPIASSEALDEMAKKKLVITARIYSCLSASYANENDMLELLWNHASEKGLIAKNVYKLMQQSGLNFCSYV; encoded by the exons ATGGTCCATCTCCTTGCCAAGAACCGGCAATTCAAAGCCGCGTGCCAGTTGCTCGAGAAATTTGCTGTGAAGGACTTGGTTTCGTCCCCTTCGGTGCTTGGCGCTTTATTGGCGAGTTATATTGATCGCGATTCAAACTCGCAAATCTTAAGTTGGCTCGTGATTATTTGCGCTCGATCGAAGATGATACATGATGCGTTGGAAGTATTTCGACAGATGAAGGATAGTGGGTTGCGGCCGGATCAGCATGCCTGCAATGCTCTTTTGAGTTTGCTGGCGAAGAGTAGACTTACTGCTACCGCATGGAAAGTGTTCGATGAAATGCTTCAGATCGGGGTCGCGCCAAATACCCATGTTTTCAATGCTATGCTTCATGTTTGCTTTAAGTCGGGTGACGTTGACAAAGCCGATAAATTGGTGAGCCGGATGGATTCCAAGGGTGTTCCCCTCGATCTCTTTTCGTACAATACACTAATCTCATTGTTCTGCAAGAAAGGAATGCATTATGAGGCTTTGGCTACTCAGGAGCGAATGGAAAGGGAAGGGATTCATCCGGACGTCGTAACTTATAATTCATTAATCAACGGGTTTTGTAAGGAAGGGAGGATGAGAGATGCATTTAGGCTATTCAAGGAAATCAAGGGTGTCGAACCGAATCATGTAACTTATACTACCCTTATAGATGGATACTGTAGAGTGAATGGCCTTGACGAAGCACTTAGACTAAGAGAAGAAATGGAGGCAAAAGGATTGTATCCTGGGGTGGCGACCTATAATTCAATTATACGTAAACTTTGCGAGGAAGGTAAAATGAAAGCCGTTAATGGTCTTCTAAATGAGATGGATGAGAGAAAAGTTCAGCCCGACAACATCACATGTAATACTTTGATCAATGCTTATTGCAAGAGAGGAAACATGGGTTTTGCATGGAAACTCAGGAATAAGATGTTGGAGTCGGGGCTTCCGCTAGACCAGTTCACCTACAAGGCTCTAATTCATGGCTTTTGTAAGGCCCAGGAGCTAGATGAGGCGAAGGAAGTTCTTTTTAATATGCTGGATGCAG GGTTTTCTCCCAACTACAGTACATACTCGTGGATTGTGGATGGTTACTGCAACCAGAATAAAGCAGATGCAGTACTAAGCCTTCCTGAAGAACTTATCAGAAGAGGCCTTCTTGTGGATAAGTCTGTTTATAGAGCTTTAATTCGAAGATTATGTAAACGAGGACTAGTGGATTACGCCCAAAAGATATTAATCCAAATGCATGGGAAGGGCTTATTGGGCGATAGTCTTGTATATGCGACTCTTGCTTTTGCTTACCTGAGTGCAGGGAAACCGATTGCGTCTTCCGAGGCATTAGATGAGATGGCCAAGAAGAAGCTGGTCATAACTGCTCGGATATACAGCTGTCTCAGTGCTTCTTATGCCAACGAGAACGATATGCTAGAGTTGCTTTGGAATCATGCGAGTGAAAAGGGCCTAATTGCAAAGAATGTCTATAAGTTGATGCAGCAATCTGGGTTGAATTTTTGCAGCTATGTATAG
- the LOC109727425 gene encoding pentatricopeptide repeat-containing protein At5g38730 isoform X1, with protein sequence MGSFMCRKNEACFIQGVCAIVSKGNWSNLSTTHVANSFNTSNVTQILLELSADTSLSWLFFKWVQSLPHYNHSLEPNWTMVHLLAKNRQFKAACQLLEKFAVKDLVSSPSVLGALLASYIDRDSNSQILSWLVIICARSKMIHDALEVFRQMKDSGLRPDQHACNALLSLLAKSRLTATAWKVFDEMLQIGVAPNTHVFNAMLHVCFKSGDVDKADKLVSRMDSKGVPLDLFSYNTLISLFCKKGMHYEALATQERMEREGIHPDVVTYNSLINGFCKEGRMRDAFRLFKEIKGVEPNHVTYTTLIDGYCRVNGLDEALRLREEMEAKGLYPGVATYNSIIRKLCEEGKMKAVNGLLNEMDERKVQPDNITCNTLINAYCKRGNMGFAWKLRNKMLESGLPLDQFTYKALIHGFCKAQELDEAKEVLFNMLDAGFSPNYSTYSWIVDGYCNQNKADAVLSLPEELIRRGLLVDKSVYRALIRRLCKRGLVDYAQKILIQMHGKGLLGDSLVYATLAFAYLSAGKPIASSEALDEMAKKKLVITARIYSCLSASYANENDMLELLWNHASEKGLIAKNVYKLMQQSGLNFCSYV encoded by the exons ATGGGGAGTTTTATGTGCAGGAAAAATGAGGCATGTTTCATACAAGGTGTTTGTGCAATTGTCTCAAAGGGGAATTGGTCCAATTTATCAACTACTCATGTTGCCAATTCCTTTAACACCTCGAATGTGACCCAAATTTTGCTTGAATTATCAGCAGATACTTCTCTATCATGGTTATTTTTCAAATGGGTTCAATCCCTACCTCACTATAATCACTCCCTCGAACCGAATTGGACCATGGTCCATCTCCTTGCCAAGAACCGGCAATTCAAAGCCGCGTGCCAGTTGCTCGAGAAATTTGCTGTGAAGGACTTGGTTTCGTCCCCTTCGGTGCTTGGCGCTTTATTGGCGAGTTATATTGATCGCGATTCAAACTCGCAAATCTTAAGTTGGCTCGTGATTATTTGCGCTCGATCGAAGATGATACATGATGCGTTGGAAGTATTTCGACAGATGAAGGATAGTGGGTTGCGGCCGGATCAGCATGCCTGCAATGCTCTTTTGAGTTTGCTGGCGAAGAGTAGACTTACTGCTACCGCATGGAAAGTGTTCGATGAAATGCTTCAGATCGGGGTCGCGCCAAATACCCATGTTTTCAATGCTATGCTTCATGTTTGCTTTAAGTCGGGTGACGTTGACAAAGCCGATAAATTGGTGAGCCGGATGGATTCCAAGGGTGTTCCCCTCGATCTCTTTTCGTACAATACACTAATCTCATTGTTCTGCAAGAAAGGAATGCATTATGAGGCTTTGGCTACTCAGGAGCGAATGGAAAGGGAAGGGATTCATCCGGACGTCGTAACTTATAATTCATTAATCAACGGGTTTTGTAAGGAAGGGAGGATGAGAGATGCATTTAGGCTATTCAAGGAAATCAAGGGTGTCGAACCGAATCATGTAACTTATACTACCCTTATAGATGGATACTGTAGAGTGAATGGCCTTGACGAAGCACTTAGACTAAGAGAAGAAATGGAGGCAAAAGGATTGTATCCTGGGGTGGCGACCTATAATTCAATTATACGTAAACTTTGCGAGGAAGGTAAAATGAAAGCCGTTAATGGTCTTCTAAATGAGATGGATGAGAGAAAAGTTCAGCCCGACAACATCACATGTAATACTTTGATCAATGCTTATTGCAAGAGAGGAAACATGGGTTTTGCATGGAAACTCAGGAATAAGATGTTGGAGTCGGGGCTTCCGCTAGACCAGTTCACCTACAAGGCTCTAATTCATGGCTTTTGTAAGGCCCAGGAGCTAGATGAGGCGAAGGAAGTTCTTTTTAATATGCTGGATGCAG GGTTTTCTCCCAACTACAGTACATACTCGTGGATTGTGGATGGTTACTGCAACCAGAATAAAGCAGATGCAGTACTAAGCCTTCCTGAAGAACTTATCAGAAGAGGCCTTCTTGTGGATAAGTCTGTTTATAGAGCTTTAATTCGAAGATTATGTAAACGAGGACTAGTGGATTACGCCCAAAAGATATTAATCCAAATGCATGGGAAGGGCTTATTGGGCGATAGTCTTGTATATGCGACTCTTGCTTTTGCTTACCTGAGTGCAGGGAAACCGATTGCGTCTTCCGAGGCATTAGATGAGATGGCCAAGAAGAAGCTGGTCATAACTGCTCGGATATACAGCTGTCTCAGTGCTTCTTATGCCAACGAGAACGATATGCTAGAGTTGCTTTGGAATCATGCGAGTGAAAAGGGCCTAATTGCAAAGAATGTCTATAAGTTGATGCAGCAATCTGGGTTGAATTTTTGCAGCTATGTATAG
- the LOC109727014 gene encoding G-type lectin S-receptor-like serine/threonine-protein kinase At2g19130, whose translation MIPGMPLNTDYSYTFVNNSREEKFRWDLRDKSIVTRVVMSVNGQMQRHTWSESIKQWVIQWSMPADLCSVYAVCGSFGVCDTNGVENCNCLPGFEPASSRNWDLNSWSSGCVRKTSLKCSNKTSVNEEQDGFLLMSNMGLPEDSETLKVESVEECESACLNSCSCTAYAYESGCLIWNGELRNLKRLSVNNTEAMNLHLRLAAAELASQSTKNKRHIAIMLVAIGGALMILCIALVLAWRCYAKRLKRRTVVTDGSLKLFEYDYLRRCTDNFSKKLGKGSFGSVFKGELPDSTLIAVKKLEGFRQGEKQFRTEVATLGAIQHVNLVRLRGFCFKGAERILVYDYMPNGSLDSHLFTSDSKSLDWKARFRIILGVAKALAYLHEECRECIIHCDIKPENVLLDSDFSPKVADFGMAKLIDRNFDRALTTARGTLGYLAPEWILGLPITPKADVYSYGMMLFEIISGRRNTEPLKDGRVGYFPLWAATNISEGEVLTLLDERLQGEVDTEELKRACRIACWCIQDGEAIRPTMVEIVRILEGVKDIGVAPIPRSLQQLVNDQYLSTYSTS comes from the coding sequence ATGATCCCCGGTATGCCGCTGAACACCGATTATAGTTATACCTTTGTTAACAATAGTCGAGAAGAGAAATTTCGGTGGGATCTAAGAGATAAATCTATAGTCACAAGAGTTGTGATGAGTGTTAATGGGCAGATGCAGAGGCACACCTGGTCTGAGAGCATCAAACAGTGGGTCATTCAGTGGTCCATGCCCGCGGACCTATGCAGTGTCTACGCGGTCTGCGGATCTTTCGGTGTTTGCGACACGAATGGCGTCGAGAACTGTAACTGTTTGCCTGGTTTCGAACCCGCTTCGTCACGGAATTGGGATCTCAATTCGTGGAGTTCTGGGTGTGTGAGGAAAACAAGTTTGAAGTGTTCTAATAAGACATCGGTGAACGAAGAACAAGACGGGTTTCTATTGATGTCAAACATGGGGTTGCCTGAGGATTCTGAAACACTGAAGGTGGAGAGCGTCGAAGAATGCGAATCTGCTTGTTTGAACAGCTGTTCTTGCACTGCTTATGCTTATGAAAGTGGATGTTTGATTTGGAATGGTGAACTTAGGAATCTTAAGAGACTTTCCGTAAATAATACTGAGGCTATGAATCTTCATCTCCGACTCGCAGCAGCTGAACTAGCATCTCAAAGCACCAAAAACAAACGGCATATCGCAATTATGTTGGTTGCGATCGGAGGGGCTCTGATGATACTTTGTATTGCTCTTGTGTTAGCTTGGAGATGCTATGCGAAAAGGTTGAAAAGAAGAACAGTAGTAACTGATGGATCACTGAAGCTGTTTGAGTATGATTATTTGCGACGCTGTACTGACAATTTCTCTAAGAAGCTCGGTAAAGGAAGTTTTGGTTCGGTGTTTAAAGGGGAATTGCCCGATTCTACACTAATTGCCGTGAAGAAACTCGAAGGGTTTCGACAAGGAGAGAAACAATTTCGAACTGAGGTTGCGACTCTAGGAGCAATCCAACATGTTAATCTGGTCCGCCTCCGTGGGTTCTGCTTCAAAGGCGCCGAACGGATTTTGGTGTATGATTACATGCCGAACGGGTCTCTCGATTCTCATCTCTTTACAAGCGATTCGAAGAGCTTGGATTGGAAAGCGAGATTTCGAATCATTCTAGGAGTTGCGAAGGCTTTGGCTTATTTACATGAAGAATGTAGAGAATGCATCATTCATTGCGACATAAAACCTGAGAACGTACTTCTCGACTCGGACTTCTCACCCAAGGTGGCCGATTTCGGCATGGCGAAGCTCATCGATCGAAATTTCGATCGAGCGTTGACGACGGCACGGGGAACGTTAGGCTATCTAGCACCGGAGTGGATTCTAGGCCTCCCCATTACACCAAAAGCAGATGTTTATAGCTACGGAATGATGTTGTTCGAAATAATCTCAGGCAGAAGAAACACTGAGCCATTGAAGGATGGAAGAGTAGGGTACTTTCCTTTATGGGCTGCGACAAATATTAGCGAGGGCGAGGTTCTAACACTGTTAGATGAGAGATTGCAGGGTGAAGTTGATACTGAGGAGCTTAAAAGAGCTTGCAGAATCGCGTGTTGGTGCATCCAAGATGGCGAAGCTATTAGGCCAACAATGGTGGAGATTGTTCGAATCCTCGAAGGAGTGAAGGACATCGGTGTGGCTCCGATACCGAGATCTCTTCAGCAACTTGTGAATGATCAATATCTAAGTACCTACTCTACCAGTTAG
- the LOC109727427 gene encoding pyruvate kinase, cytosolic isozyme-like, with amino-acid sequence MASIDIEGILKGIPEDGRVPKTKIVCTLGPSSRSVAMLEKLLRAGMNVARFNFSHGTHEYHQETLDNLGIAMHNTGILCAVMLDTKGPEIRTGFLKDGKPIKLKEGQEITITTDYGFKGDENTIAMSYKKLPVDLKPGNVILCSDGTITLTVLSCDPDAGTVKCRCENTAMLGERKNVNLPGVVVDLPTLTEKDKEDIMGWGVPNNIDVIALSFVRKGSDLVTVREVLGPYAKRIKLMSKVENQEGVINFDEILKETDSFMVARGDLGMEIPVEKIFLAQKMMIYKCNLAGKPVVTATQMLESMIKSPRPTRAEATDVANAVLDGTDCVMLSGESAAGAYPEQAVKIMARICIEAESSLDYDTIFKEMIRSTPLPMSPLESLASSAVQTAKQANATLIVVLTRGGTTAKLVAKYRPRVPILSVVVPVLTTDSFDWHVSDETPARHSLIHRGLIPLLAEGSAKATDSESTEGILQAALRLAVERRLCKPRDAVVALHRIGIASVIKIHIVK; translated from the exons ATGGCGAGCATCGACATCGAGGGGATATTGAAGGGGATCCCAGAGGATGGTAGGGTTCCGAAGACGAAGATCGTGTGCACGCTGGGGCCTTCGTCGAGGTCGGTGGCGATGCTGGAGAAGCTGCTGAGGGCGGGGATGAACGTTGCGCGCTTCAACTTCTCCCATGGCACCCACGAGTATCACCAGGAGACGCTCGACAACCTCGGCATCGCGATGCACAACACCGGGATCCTCTGCGCCGTCATGCTCGATACAAAg GGCCCTGAGATCCGAACCGGTTTTCTAAAGGATGGAAAACCTATCAAGCTAAAGGAGGGCCAAGAAATCACCATTACCACTGATTATGGTTTCAAAGGAGATGAGAATACAATTGCTATGAGTTACAAGAAGCTCCCTGTTGATCTGAAGCCCGGAAATGTCATATTGTGTTCCGACGGTACCATAACCCTAACCGTCCTGTCATGTGACCCTGATGCTGGAACTGTAAAATGCCGCTGCGAGAACACTGCAATGCTAGGTGAGCGAAAGAACGTCAATCTTCCTGGAGTTGTGGTTGATCTCCCGACTCTCACTGAGAAAGATAAGGAAGACATTATGGGATGGGGCGTTCCGAACAATATTGATGTGATCGCGCTCTCGTTTGTGCGTAAAGGCTCGGATCTTGTTACGGTCCGGGAGGTTCTTGGACCATATGCAAAGCGCATAAAGTTGATGTCAAAG GTTGAGAACCAAGAGGGTGTTATAAATTTTGACGAGATTCTAAAAGAGACTGACTCTTTCATGGTCGCTAGAGGCGACCTTGGAATGGAGATACCTGTGGAGAAAATCTTCCTCGCGCAGAAGATGATGATCTACAAATGCAACCTCGCGGGCAAGCCCGTTGTTACTGCCACCCAGATGCTCGAGTCGATGATCAAATCCCCTCGTCCAACCCGTGCTGAGGCCACCGATGTCGCCAATGCCGTCCTCGACGGTACCGACTGCGTTATGCTCAGCGGCGAAAGTGCAGCAGGTGCTTACCCTGAACAGGCGGTCAAGATCATGGCCCGGATCTGCATCGAGGCGGAGTCCTCCCTCGACTATGACACCATCTTCAAGGAGATGATAAGGTCCACCCCTCTTCCAATGAGTCCTCTTGAGAGCCTGGCATCCTCGGCAGTGCAGACCGCAAAACAGGCAAATGCCACGCTGATTGTCGTATTGACGCGCGGCGGGACCACAGCGAAGTTGGTTGCAAAGTACCGCCCTCGGGTTCCAATCCTGTCAGTGGTAGTACCTGTGCTGACCACCGATTCATTCGATTGGCATGTCAGTGATGAGACACCAGCAAGGCATAGCCTGATTCATAGGGGACTTATCCCACTATTGGCGGAAGGATCTGCAAAAGCAACGGATTCAGAGTCGACGGAGGGGATCTTACAAGCTGCACTCCGGTTGGCCGTGGAAAGGCGGCTGTGCAAGCCTCGCGATGCGGTTGTTGCGCTGCACCGCATTGGTATTGCTTCGGTTATAAAAATTCACATTGTGAAATGA